A segment of the Methylomonas paludis genome:
GCCTGTGTCAGCGCCACGGCTACCGTGGCTAGGTTGGGCGGGGACGAGTTTATTGTTCTGGTATCAGATTTGGATACTCAGTTGGCCACTGCAACCAGTCAGGCCGCTGCCATTGGCCATAAAATTTTAGCGGCGATCAGCCAGGTTTATTCTCTGAAAGGCAATGAATATCACGGCTCGACCAGCATTGGCATTAGTCTGTTTACCAGTGGCAATACGTCTGAAACCGAATTACTCAAACATACAGATACCGCTATGTATCAGGCCAAAAGCGTAGGCGGTAATAATCAGTATTTTTATAATCCGGCATTGCAGGCGGCATTGGAAATTCGTACCGAATTGGGGCGTGATTTACATAGCGCCATATCTGGCCACCAACTAAGCCTGTATTATCAGGCGCAGGTTGACAATAAGCGGCAGGTGTTGGGGGCCGAGGTTTTGCTGCGCTGGCAGCATCCGCAACGCGGCTTGATTTCACCATTGCTGTTTATTCCTTTGACGGAAGAAAAAGGTGTGATTATTGATATCGGCCACTGGGTGCTGGAATCGGCCTGTATGCAACTTAAAGCCTGGGAAGCCGATCCGCGTTTCAGTGCTTTAAAAATTGCGGTAAATGTTAGTGCCAGGCAGTTTTATCAGGTTGATTTTGTTGAACAAGTGATTTGTATTCTGCGTAATACCGCTGTCGATCCGCACAAGCTTAAGTTGGAACTGACCGAAAGTGTGGTGATGGACGATATTGATGGCACTATCGTCAAGATGCACGCGCTGCGGCGCTATGGTGTCAGTTTTTCCCTGGATGATTTTGGTACCGGTTATTCATCGCTATCTTATTTGACCCAATTACCGGTCGATCAATTAAAAATTGACCAGTCTTTTGTGCATAACATCGGGGTAAAACACAGTGATGCTATCATCGTGCAAACCATCATCGGTATGGCTGACAATCTGGGCATGGAGGTGCTTGCCGAAGGGGTGGAAACTGAAGCTCAGCGGCTTTTTTTGGAGCAACACGGCTGCCGACATTATCAGGGCTTTTTGTTTTGCCGACCGGCCCCTATTGCGGAACTTGAGACTTTGGTAATACCGGCACCTGCAGCTCACATCATTATTTAATTGTAACTATTCAGCGTAGCCTCGATGGAGCATCGCGGAATTGAGGCGTTATTTAGCAAACGGCTTTGCAGCATCCTGTCGCATTTTCAGGTAACTCTGCTTCGATGTTCCTCGATTCCACTGCGTTTCATCGAGGCTACGGGGTCTGCTTTTCAATAGGGTGAATAGTTACATTTAATTTGGCAACATTATTGCTGCAGCCAATATGTGATATAGCGTACAGACCCTGCCCAGCTGAACTAATATACTTGTATGGTATCAAACATATTAATAAACAAAGGCAGGTGTATCATGAACATAAGCGCAACTGGGCATACAGAAGCCGAAAAACTGCAGGGCTTAAAAAAACTGGCAACGACTGTTTACGTTTGTCAGGTATTTGCTGTAATGATGATAGGGTTACCATTATTTGTTGGGGTGGCTATTAATTTTTTCAATCGTGATGATGTACAAGGTACTTGGCTGGAATCACATTTTAACTGGCAAATTAAAACCGCCTGGGTATCTCTGGCCGGATTTGCTTTAGCCGGGCTTTCTTTTGACTTGGGATTTGGTGTTTATATTTTGCTGGTTACTGTGGTTTGGCTGATTTACCGCATAGCTATCGGCTGGTATACGCTGAGTGATGATCAAGCTATTAACAATAATATTAATTAAGCAATTGTGATTGTTCTGCTTCAATTTTGGACGGCGCTTTTTTAAGGCTGTTGTGTGATTTGACAAGATGGCTTCGATGCGTTTATCGCGTTTTGGGGGATCATCTGCTGCGATGATCCTCGATTTCACTGGGTTGCATCGAGACTACGGGGTTTGGTTTTTAAAATAATTTAACCTGACCCCATTTTTTTGTAGGTGGCGGTTTAGCTGAAATTTGTCAGCAACCGCCCTACGCCGGCGGTTACCGCCATCGCTATTATCCCCCAAAACATGACTCGTCCGGCACCACGCAGTTGATTGGCCTTACCCAAATAGGCCGACAGTAAGCCCAATAAACCTAAAAACAGCAGTGATGACCCGGCTAAGCAGGGAATCAGGTGTACTGGTGGCGCTATTGCGCTTACTGTGAGTGGTAAGGCTGCCCCTAAGGCAAAGCTGGCGGCGGATGCCAGCGCGGCCTGTACCGGACGTGCGCGCAGCACTGTGGAGATACCCAGTTCGTCTCTGGCATGAGCCGCCAGGGCGTTATGGCGCATTAACTGCCCGGCCACTTGTGCCGCCAGTTTAGGGCTTATTCCACGTCGAACATAGATGGCGGCCAGTTCGCGCTGTTCTGCGGCAGGATGCTGCTGCAGTTCGGTGCGTTCGCGGTTGAGATCGGCCTGTTCTATATCGGCCTGGGAATGCACCGAGACATATTCACCAGCGGCCATGGACATGGATCCTGCCACCAATCCGGCAATGCCGGTCAGCATGATATGGTCTTGACCGGCGCTGGATACTCCGATCAACAGACTGGCGGTAGAGATCAACCCGTCGTTAGCGCCTAATACCGCGGCCCGCAGCCAGCCGGTACGGTTGATCCGATGCTTTTCCAGGCGGACTGTCATGCCGCCATTATCTGTATGGCATGGCGCATTTTCCTTATGGCTTATTCTATGGTCATATTGTTTTTTACATGCAATACGCCAGGTGCGCACCAGGCCGAATGGCTGGCCAAATCGCGCTCATAGGAACTATGCACAACTCCGCCCAGGGTGACTTCCGAGCCGGATATGTCTACTTTGATATCGCGGGCGTCGTTTCTGGCCCGGCGTTTTAAAGCATCTTCGATATCGGCTTTGATTAATGTGACCGAGATGCGGGGTTTGAGGTGGATATCATCACTGACGCCTTTGACACCCATCAGATAGCGCACTGCGTCGACGGCGGCACGTTTTTGATATTCCCAATCCACCTCACCGGATAAGGTAATCCAGCCGTCCTCTACCATGACTTTAAGCGTGGTTTTGGGTAAATCCGTGGTCCACAGCAATACGTTTTCTACTGTCCGGGCAATATCGGCATCACTGCGGTTGTTAAATCCAGACAGTTTTACTGCAATTTCTACGGCCAGGCCTTGGACACCATAGACACGCTGAGCGGCATGCTCTGCATTACATTTTTCGGCATAACTGCCCACATATCCACTTAAAGTGACAATTCCGTCTTTAACCTCGACGCCGATATCAGTTGGATTTACGGATGGCTCCCAGTTTAATTCGGCAATAACATCTTTTTGTATTTCTAAATCAGTTTTCATAGTAGTTTTCCATTTGATTATTTAAAACTAAAAAAAAGCCTTTCCTATTTTTGAAAAGGCTTACACTAACCGAGAGGTTTATTGTTTTTAAAACGCTCGACCTCTGTACACGACAAAACGCGCCACTTAAATTCTGAGGGTTATTTTCCCAGACCGACTTCGGTCATAATCGATCATAGTCGGCGGACATAAAAACAAAATCCAGAATCGAAGCATCTCATCAGCCGATTTAACCGTTTTCAACAAAAAGTTATTCAGCTCGTCTAGCCCATAACGAAACAAGCTACATTCCGGGCGACCGTGTTGTTTGATGGTTAACGGCTTAACGGCTCGATGTTTCCATTCCCCGACTTTATGGGCCCAGCAAAAAGCAATGGCTTGGAGCGCCATGACTTTCTTAATCCGATAATACCGGGTCAGCCGGGTCTCTTCTAAATGGAAGCCGCGCCCTTTCAAGCATTGGAACAGGTTTTCAATTTGCCAGCGCTGGCCGTAAACTTGAATCGCCTGAGCCAAGCGCTGGTTACTGGCCAACACTAATAGCTCGTTGGTCTCTAATTTTAAGGCGTTCAACCAAACCCACTGATCGCCAATGCGCTGTCTTTTCCTCAGTACGCGCTGCTCGCCCGCCTTTAAATCCCGGAATAGGGCTTGAACGGGCTTTCCGGCGTGGCGGCGATTGGTCAGTAACTGATTGTCTTTCATCCGAATCAAATACGGAATGGTATGGTCTGTTAACCATTGCCACCACTGATCGCCAATAAACTCCCGGTCAGCCAATACGCCTTGAATGCCATGCCGACCAAACTGCCGGATGAAGCGTTGCAATAAGGCGATTCGTTCACGCTGATTGGAGTTACCCTGCTTATTCAACACCAACCAGTACACCGGCACCGCCATGCCTTTATAAGCAATCGCCAGGGTGAGGATATTCAGATTGGCCTTTCCCCATTTCCAGTTAGTGCGATCCAGAGTCAAATAATACGACTGGCCCTTAAAATCAAACAACTGCATGATCAGATGCGCCACGGCGTCATAATCAAAAACAACGGTTTGAAAAAAACGCTGAAGCCGCCTGTACCGGGACTTTAAGGTCGCCTGTCCACCAAAATTCACCGCTAATTGCGTTAAATTCATGTGCCTGGATTGGATTAACGCCAGTAACAGACCGATAAAACAATCTAAACGGCGCTTGCTCCAAGACACATGGTCTTTTAAAATCGCTCTAAGCCCATCGTTTAAGTCCATGTTCACCCCCTTTTTTACTCATTAGAGAGTGAAACAGATTTGCGATGGGCTTTCAAGTCATAAGCTTAGATCATCTTCTTTAGCCGGTTTTTAGGTTTTGTCGTGTACAGAGACGCTCGACTATGCAGTACATCTGGTAACACGGCAGAATTTATAATATATAGTTTAAATTATTGAACTAAACTCTTCAGCCGGATTATTTTTGGCAATTATGCGTTTTGGCATAACCTTTACAGGTTTCAGCTTCATGTTCATTAGCTTGTACAGAGTGACCCTGGGCAATATGGGCATGATGTGCTGCACCTTTATGGTCATCACTGGCATGCAGTTTGGCTGCTTCGGTGTGATGTTTGGCTGCTTGCACATGCTGTTCGGCAGCTTGTTCATGATGTTCCTGTTGTTGAACTTTACCGGCTTGTTCTTTTATCAGTGAGTCGCTATTTTTGCGAAAGCTTGTTTAGGGGCATCCCAGCCCCAACAAGCGGCAAAAATTACGCGACCGCTAATGCCTCCGGCGGCCCCGATTCGTCCTCCTCACCTCGTTCCGACCCAACAAGGGGATCGGAACTTCGGCTCCAAGTGACTTGACGGCGTTTCGCGATGCCTTGCAGGTTTTCTCCGCTTCGCTTCGAAAACCCGCCCGGCGCTACGCCTATCGGGGACTAAAAATCTTCGCTCCACTTACGTTCCGCTTCCAAGATTTTCAGCGATTGTGGTTGTGACATTTTATTTCCAAAGTAAATTAACAAAATATTTATCCTGTGGGTTTGTTAACAACCCACTGTTAAATACTAAAGGTTTAAATAAGCCATCACTGTTCGTTGCCAAACATAAAGCTGTTATTCTGGGTTT
Coding sequences within it:
- a CDS encoding VIT1/CCC1 transporter family protein, with translation MTVRLEKHRINRTGWLRAAVLGANDGLISTASLLIGVSSAGQDHIMLTGIAGLVAGSMSMAAGEYVSVHSQADIEQADLNRERTELQQHPAAEQRELAAIYVRRGISPKLAAQVAGQLMRHNALAAHARDELGISTVLRARPVQAALASAASFALGAALPLTVSAIAPPVHLIPCLAGSSLLFLGLLGLLSAYLGKANQLRGAGRVMFWGIIAMAVTAGVGRLLTNFS
- a CDS encoding IS4 family transposase: MDLNDGLRAILKDHVSWSKRRLDCFIGLLLALIQSRHMNLTQLAVNFGGQATLKSRYRRLQRFFQTVVFDYDAVAHLIMQLFDFKGQSYYLTLDRTNWKWGKANLNILTLAIAYKGMAVPVYWLVLNKQGNSNQRERIALLQRFIRQFGRHGIQGVLADREFIGDQWWQWLTDHTIPYLIRMKDNQLLTNRRHAGKPVQALFRDLKAGEQRVLRKRQRIGDQWVWLNALKLETNELLVLASNQRLAQAIQVYGQRWQIENLFQCLKGRGFHLEETRLTRYYRIKKVMALQAIAFCWAHKVGEWKHRAVKPLTIKQHGRPECSLFRYGLDELNNFLLKTVKSADEMLRFWILFLCPPTMIDYDRSRSGKITLRI
- a CDS encoding DUF4870 family protein, coding for MNISATGHTEAEKLQGLKKLATTVYVCQVFAVMMIGLPLFVGVAINFFNRDDVQGTWLESHFNWQIKTAWVSLAGFALAGLSFDLGFGVYILLVTVVWLIYRIAIGWYTLSDDQAINNNIN
- a CDS encoding BON domain-containing protein, with protein sequence MKTDLEIQKDVIAELNWEPSVNPTDIGVEVKDGIVTLSGYVGSYAEKCNAEHAAQRVYGVQGLAVEIAVKLSGFNNRSDADIARTVENVLLWTTDLPKTTLKVMVEDGWITLSGEVDWEYQKRAAVDAVRYLMGVKGVSDDIHLKPRISVTLIKADIEDALKRRARNDARDIKVDISGSEVTLGGVVHSSYERDLASHSAWCAPGVLHVKNNMTIE